In the Halodesulfovibrio sp. genome, one interval contains:
- a CDS encoding DUF1566 domain-containing protein, giving the protein MKIGRYTVCGLLGRGGMGAVFKARQPVTDRIVALKVLKPSEMMELLVDRDELITRFETEARIMGKLDHPNIAAIWDYDTAGDTPFFVMEYFCRNLGMVIGESYRVEAPTRKLPLTVAVSYASQTLDALYRMHQAGIVHRDVKPFNLMITGLDEIKLIDFGLSRLRGEMLPTSTAKGERIGSPYYAAPEQEAAPDSVDGRADIFSVGVMLYRMLTGVLPTDEALYTNNVVPRASQYSLDLDSDWDAFFDRAMAFDPAKRFSTAKEMRLALDSLVEVWRERVDNECRFIDEFAETPPCPTDAPVLRSEPVKVRLDNAQKFFGLDSLWRPDCVGMADLVDNEDGTVTDAATGKKWQQSGSEFACTWDEAHTYITVLNEQKFAGFQDWRLPTVDELSSLVQEPPELGAFCVPQLLDSAQDTLWTCDTKSYMAAWFVSASMGFVGWQDMTCQFAVRAVRG; this is encoded by the coding sequence ATGAAGATTGGACGTTATACGGTATGCGGGCTTCTTGGAAGAGGCGGCATGGGAGCTGTATTTAAAGCTCGTCAGCCTGTTACAGATCGAATTGTAGCTCTCAAGGTGCTTAAACCATCAGAGATGATGGAGCTTCTTGTTGATCGGGACGAGTTGATTACGCGTTTTGAAACAGAAGCTCGTATAATGGGTAAACTCGATCATCCCAATATTGCAGCAATATGGGACTACGATACCGCGGGCGACACGCCTTTTTTTGTGATGGAGTATTTTTGTCGTAACCTTGGCATGGTCATCGGTGAAAGTTACCGTGTTGAAGCACCAACTCGGAAATTGCCTCTCACGGTTGCGGTTTCGTACGCGTCCCAGACCCTTGATGCTCTGTATAGAATGCATCAGGCTGGAATTGTGCACCGCGATGTGAAGCCGTTTAACTTGATGATTACCGGACTGGACGAAATCAAGCTTATAGATTTTGGATTATCCCGTTTGCGCGGGGAAATGTTGCCGACATCCACGGCTAAAGGTGAGCGGATTGGCTCTCCGTATTATGCCGCGCCGGAACAGGAAGCAGCGCCGGACAGTGTAGACGGCAGGGCGGATATTTTTTCAGTGGGCGTTATGTTATACCGCATGCTTACCGGAGTGTTGCCTACGGATGAAGCTCTGTATACAAACAATGTTGTTCCGCGTGCAAGCCAGTATTCTCTTGATTTAGATAGTGACTGGGATGCTTTTTTTGATAGAGCAATGGCGTTTGACCCTGCAAAGCGTTTTTCTACAGCTAAAGAAATGCGGTTGGCGCTTGATTCGCTAGTGGAAGTATGGCGCGAGCGGGTAGATAACGAGTGCCGGTTTATTGACGAGTTCGCCGAGACGCCTCCTTGCCCTACAGATGCCCCTGTTCTTCGTTCAGAACCTGTTAAGGTTCGGCTTGATAACGCACAGAAATTTTTTGGACTGGATTCATTATGGCGACCAGATTGCGTAGGCATGGCAGATTTGGTTGATAATGAAGACGGCACAGTAACGGATGCTGCAACCGGTAAAAAGTGGCAGCAGTCCGGCAGTGAATTTGCTTGTACATGGGATGAAGCTCATACATACATTACGGTGTTGAATGAGCAAAAATTTGCAGGCTTTCAAGATTGGCGATTGCCAACAGTCGATGAATTATCGTCACTAGTGCAGGAACCACCGGAACTTGGAGCGTTTTGTGTGCCGCAGTTGTTGGACAGCGCACAGGATACGCTCTGGACGTGTGATACAAAGTCGTATATGGCGGCATGGTTTGTAAGTGCATCAATGGGG
- a CDS encoding metallophosphoesterase family protein — translation MRIAVLSDIHANYEALTHVLHDITHSFPDVSEIISLGDIVGYGPDPELCVKAVQERGIISVAGNHELGVGRSKYRSCFNKQSIEVVDKTALMLSEQSLQYLRSLPLVLSLHGALFVHGLPPRSAFQYIWELDDERVLLKFSRFPEQIAFLGHTHELGLVRAANGVVERCDLHEGEYTLDFISRYMVNAGAVGQPRDGDPRAKYLVWDTESHELIVRCVAYDPAETVAKMKARGLPERYARRLMP, via the coding sequence ATGCGAATTGCAGTTCTGTCAGATATTCATGCAAATTATGAAGCCCTTACTCATGTGCTACATGATATTACCCATTCTTTTCCAGATGTTTCGGAGATAATTTCTCTTGGGGATATTGTGGGGTATGGTCCCGACCCTGAATTATGCGTAAAAGCGGTACAGGAGCGGGGTATTATTTCCGTTGCCGGAAATCATGAGCTTGGCGTTGGGCGCAGTAAGTATCGATCCTGTTTCAACAAGCAATCCATAGAGGTCGTGGATAAAACAGCGTTGATGCTTTCTGAACAGTCATTGCAGTACTTGCGCTCGCTCCCTCTTGTCCTTTCGTTACACGGCGCGTTGTTTGTTCACGGGCTACCGCCGCGTTCTGCTTTCCAATATATATGGGAACTGGACGACGAAAGAGTTCTGCTAAAATTTTCTCGTTTTCCCGAACAAATTGCTTTTCTTGGACACACACATGAGTTGGGACTCGTACGCGCTGCAAACGGCGTTGTAGAGCGGTGTGATTTGCATGAAGGGGAATATACTCTCGATTTTATCAGCCGGTATATGGTAAATGCAGGTGCGGTAGGGCAACCACGGGACGGTGACCCACGGGCAAAATATCTTGTGTGGGACACGGAGTCTCATGAGCTTATTGTACGCTGTGTTGCATACGACCCCGCTGAGACTGTTGCCAAGATGAAGGCTCGCGGTTTGCCGGAACGGTACGCCAGACGGTTGATGCCGTAG
- the gnd gene encoding phosphogluconate dehydrogenase (NAD(+)-dependent, decarboxylating), with product MQIAMIGLGRMGMNMARRLIKDGHEVVVWNRSPDKVATMVSEGAIGAQSIKEAVQKLTAPRIVWCMLPSGAVTQKALGEILEALDSDDLVIEGGNSYWKDDQKNSKKFVEKGCGYIDAGVSGGVWGLKVGYCTMVGGKDRFVHRAKPIFDSLAPPRGWKHVGPVGAGHFVKMVHNGIEYAMMEAIGEGFDLMHNGPFDHLDLGGIADLWGQGSVVRCWLLELLVLAYERDPDLSSIRGYVDDSGEGRWTILDGVENGVSVPVLAQSLFKRFESRQKDVYSNKILAALRNEFGGHAVKKE from the coding sequence ATGCAAATAGCAATGATCGGGCTTGGGCGTATGGGAATGAACATGGCACGCAGACTTATCAAGGACGGGCACGAAGTTGTTGTCTGGAACCGTTCCCCTGATAAAGTTGCCACCATGGTTTCGGAAGGTGCAATTGGAGCACAATCAATTAAAGAAGCAGTACAAAAACTTACTGCACCGCGCATAGTATGGTGCATGCTCCCTTCCGGTGCTGTCACCCAGAAAGCTCTTGGAGAAATTTTAGAAGCACTTGATTCTGACGACCTTGTCATTGAAGGCGGCAACTCTTACTGGAAAGACGATCAAAAAAACTCAAAAAAATTTGTCGAAAAAGGGTGCGGCTATATTGATGCCGGAGTTTCCGGTGGCGTGTGGGGATTAAAAGTCGGGTACTGCACCATGGTTGGCGGTAAAGACCGTTTTGTCCACCGCGCCAAACCTATTTTCGATTCTCTTGCTCCGCCACGAGGCTGGAAACATGTAGGGCCTGTTGGAGCCGGTCATTTTGTTAAAATGGTACATAATGGCATTGAATACGCCATGATGGAAGCCATTGGTGAAGGCTTTGATCTCATGCATAACGGTCCTTTCGATCACCTTGATCTCGGCGGCATTGCAGACCTGTGGGGACAAGGTAGCGTAGTCCGGTGCTGGTTGCTCGAGCTGCTTGTTCTTGCCTATGAGCGTGACCCCGACCTTTCTTCCATTCGAGGATACGTTGACGACTCCGGCGAAGGACGCTGGACAATACTCGATGGCGTAGAAAACGGCGTTTCTGTTCCGGTGCTGGCGCAATCTCTCTTTAAGCGTTTTGAATCACGGCAGAAAGATGTTTATTCCAACAAAATTCTTGCAGCTCTTCGTAACGAATTCGGCGGTCATGCCGTTAAAAAAGAGTAG